The proteins below are encoded in one region of Purpureocillium takamizusanense chromosome 11, complete sequence:
- a CDS encoding uncharacterized protein (EggNog:ENOG503P816), translating to MADDFIPSDEHAARLLVDEATRGPGASGEKRPATMPRPNVRFLKKILRERCRAGQREGAAAHAGRIQPFHAKTEPRGGRAYSAQATDGRHTGHSGRHPSRDDELTSRRSRHDTHISGEERPCHHTTSRRSRSRSPRRRRSRSPERSRRRRDRSSSPRSKRASRQPAAASSDSDHENFGPAPPPTFKGRGTIGGAADLDRRFSSSYDPKMDVDPGSDGGDWDDTVEAYRDRLKLKQNQERRMRDAGFPEDQIRKMTQGEKTDKDVVWGKAGEKRDWDRGKDEGDTQPPTLFSEDYDG from the exons ATGGCTGATGACTTCATCCCTTCAGACGAACATGCCGCTCGCCtgctggtcgacgaggcgacgagggggccCGGGGCCTCGGGCGAGAAAAG GCCGGCTACCATGCCCAGGCCCAACGTGAGGTTTCTCAAGAAGATCCTTCGAG AGAGATGCCGAGCGGGCCAAAGAGAAGGAGCCGCAGCCCACGCGGGCCGAATCCAGCCGTTCCACGCGAAAACCGagccgcgcggcgggcgagcctACTCTGCGCAGGCGACAGATGGACGGCATACGGGCCATTCTGGGCG GCACCCATCTCGAGACGACGAACTTACCAGCCGACGCTCCCGACACGACACCCACATATCGGGTGAGGAACGACCCTGTCACCACACAACGTCACGCCGAAGCAGATCCAGATCTCCAAGACGACGCAGATCGCGCTCGCCAGAGCGAagcagacgacgccgggACCGTTCATCTTCACCTCGATCCAAGCGCGCGTCGcgccagcccgcggcggccagctcagACTCGGACCACGAAAACTTTGGCCCGGCACCGCCCCCCACGTTCAAAGGACGAGGCACgattggcggcgccgcagaccTTGACCGGCGCTTCAGCTCGTCGTACGACCCCAAGATGGATGTTGACCCCggaagcgacggcggcgactgggatGACACGGTAGAGGCCTATAGGGACCGGCTGAAACTCAAGCAGAACCAGGAGCGGCGCATGCGGGACGCAGGGTTCCCCGAGGACCAGATCCGCAAGATGACGCagggcgagaagacggaCAAGGACGTGGTGTGgggcaaggcgggcgagAAGCGGGACTGGGACCGAGGCAAGGACGAAGGTGACacgcagccgccgacgctcTTTTCGGAGGATTACGACGGTTGA
- the FCR1 gene encoding Fluconazole resistance protein 1 (COG:S~EggNog:ENOG503P7SJ), with product MQGRRRRLHGGCPQKGRVQAIAQGVCFSLFDHEGFFVDNHGHSYAEVLENTQFALIATVHKLYSMVRSAQPWTLGEPELNERGQPVIHNIAQKLGCIRPNSDIDLPVHSVFPEDEAGMVELARQLEEQQQSQPPQATSQQQQDRHDRASSSEFEHSDSEHEYRFGGLAQNYRSEAFGRHGASSSLTMSPHSAGTTVTDYELSPTTDIDSGAFFPSQQQQQQQQQQQQQGFQGWSGLPPSSKPGDLSFGLFQGDLQGLNVLNEGLMDGGDYGIKPDILSVQNHPDVMMGINDPMIYAGFDGEAMRL from the coding sequence AtgcaaggacgacggcgtcgtctgcACGGCGGGTGTCCGCAAAAAGGTCGAGTACAAGCAATTGCCCAAGGGGTATGTTTTTCTCTCTTTGACCACGAGGGCTTTTTCGTTGACAACCATGGTCACAGCTacgccgaggtgctcgaAAACACGCAGttcgccctcatcgccaccgTCCACAAGCTCTACTCCATGGTCCGCAGCGCGCAGCCCTGGACCCTGGGCGAGCCCGAGCTCAACGAGCGCGGCCAGCCCGTGATCCACAACATCGCCCAGAAGCTCGGCTGCATCCGCCCCAACAGCGACATCGACCTGCCGGTGCACTCCGTCTtccccgaggacgaggccggcatggtggagctggcccgccagctcgaggagcagcagcagagccagccgccgcaagccacctcgcagcagcagcaggaccgCCACgaccgcgcctcgtcgtccgagttTGAGCACTCGGACAGCGAACACGAGTACCGCTTCGGAGGTCTCGCGCAAAACTACCGCAGCGAGGCGTTTGGCCGTcacggcgccagcagcagcctcacCATGTCGCCGCACTCGGCCGGCACGACGGTCACCGACTACGAGCTCAGCCCGACGACCGACATTGACTCGGGCGCCTTTTtcccgtcgcagcagcagcagcagcaacaacagcaacaacaacaacaaggtTTCCAGGGCTGGTCCGGcctgccgcccagcagcaagcccgGCGACCTGAGCTTCGGCCTTTTCCAGGGCGACCTACAGGGCCTCAATGTCCTGAACGAGGGCCtcatggacggcggcgactacGGCATCAAGCCGGACATCCTGTCGGTGCAGAACCACCCGGACGTCATGATGGGCATCAACGACCCCATGATTTACGCGGGCtttgacggcgaggccatgcGGTTGTAA
- a CDS encoding uncharacterized protein (EggNog:ENOG503NZRB), with product MAALSEDDIEKLFSGAPQYFARSESHYHGAPHPSVAFPFDEELEIRDLTDHVQIEDRAWSGVTAWPHITRDQEHDAAARRQAEEQHRAHFYVRCRERPNMLSMHGVEKGTMGYQAALELSAADSLEEEQFGFESVGTKARAIVDARERILAPQGWLHRLPEPDLLDRLRRNADLYRRNDLRHRKSADTHADLFHALMRPCNTVIDRTDRHSLPNQIVALLKCMGTANVWIDLSRVEWRIRLGQVLWGDKGDDDLDDATAVHDADSAAERAEEKYWLLMQILVASELLLRLDAVTEGVEFGSGGIKAIDVAYFERGASPTVKWSLLLARSWLENIEIVKEPVEEPGPQPPLLRPPPPRRGSSWLASLVSRVSNRHHKHAPATPCRYAIRGRHSQRQVDGLIHFARNLMWPDIDRYEYGISERAQMAGGATPASSAASVDSDASYFGAWDVTCHRGKPKARAHAQRRKLAAALHESGWITKSYVFGLVLPGETLCHYLMATLLENDREAMARLGPCANLSGGFVYAGKSFWSTSCIVGRVLAAGQGAAECMGWISTDVVPDGRGDGWLSIEAEDVADDLAHLGKRARIWGKKRLERESSILGDAKEDSVLPADFIVPHETGYSAAPPSVHVELLALDLSAPAASVPATPLTELIPTPSTAAPAGKPPEMLSYPASLRFSVSVDGRDDEELVYPLTYDISFVTAHPCAPSHRVRMLKSPSSPTIQKIDVSGSAMLQGSRSVNKMGECPVVAKAPD from the coding sequence atggcggccCTCAGCGAAGACGACATCGAGAAGCTCTTCTCCGGGGCCCCCCAGTACTTTGCCCGCTCCGAGAGCCACTACCACGGCGCGCCGCACCCCAGCGTGGCCTTTCCGtttgacgaggagctcgagatCCGCGACCTGACGGACCATGTGCAGATCGAGGACCGCGCCTGGAGCGGCGTCACGGCCTGGCCGCACATCACGCGCGACCaggagcacgacgccgcggcccgccgccaggccgaggagcagcaccgcGCGCACTTTTACGTCCGCTGCCGCGAGCGCCCCAACATGCTGAGCATGCACGGCGTCGAAAAGGGCACCATGGGCTaccaggccgccctcgagctgtccgccgccgactccctcgaggaggagcagtTTGGCTTCGAGAGCGTCGGCACAAAGgcccgcgccatcgtcgacgcccgcgagcgcATCCTCGCCCCCCAGGGCTGGCTGCACCGCCTGCCCGAGCCCGACCtgctcgaccgcctccgccgcaaCGCCGACCTCTACCGCCGCAACGACCTGCGCCACCGCAAGTCGGCCGACACCCACGCCGACCTCTTCCACGCCCTCATGCGCCCCTGCAACACCGTCATCGACCGCACCGACCGCCACAGCCTCCCCAACCAgatcgtcgccctcctcaaGTGCATGGGCACCGCCAACGTCTGGATCGACCTGTCGCGCGTCGAGTGGCGcatccgcctcggccaggtcctctggggcgacaagggcgacgacgacctcgacgacgccaccgccgtccacgacgccgactccgccgccgagcgcgccgaggaaAAGTACTGGCTGCTCATGCagatcctcgtcgcctcggagctgctgctgcgcctcgacgccgtcaccgagggcgtcgagtttggctccggcggcatcaaggccatcgacgtCGCCTACTTTgagcgcggcgcctcccCGACCGTCAAGtggtcgctgctgctcgcccgcagcTGGCTGGAGAATATCGAGATTGTCAAGGAGCCTGTCGAGGAGCCCggcccgcagccgccgctcctgcgcccgccgccgccccgccgcgggAGCAGCTGgctcgcctcgctcgtcagCCGCGTCTCCAACCGCCACCACAAGCacgcgcccgcgacgccgtgtcgctacgccatccgcggccgccacaGCCAGCGCCAGGTCGACGGCCTCATCCACTTTGCGCGGAACCTCATGTGGCCCGACATCGACCGCTACGAGTACGGCATCTCGGAGCGCGCCCagatggccggcggcgccacgcccgccagctccgccgcgtcCGTCGACTCGGACGCCTCCTACTTTGGCGCCTGGGACGTCACCTGCCACCGCGGCAAGCCAAaggcccgcgcccacgcccagcggcgcaagctggccgccgcgctgcacgAGTCGGGCTGGATCACAAAGTCGTACGTCTTTGGCCTCGTGCTGCCCGGCGAGACGCTCTGCCACTACctcatggcgacgctgctcgaAAACGAccgcgaggccatggcccgcctcggcccctGCGCCAACCTCTCGGGCGGCTTCGTCTACGCCGGCAAGAGCTTCTGGAGCACCTCGTGCATCGTCGGCAgggtcctcgccgccggccagggcgccgccgagtgcATGGGCTGGATCTCCACCGACGTGGTccccgacggccgcggcgacggctggctcagcatcgaggccgaggacgtcgccgacgacctcgcccaCCTCGGCAAAAGGGCCAGGATCTGGGGCAAgaagcgcctcgagcgcgagtccagcatcctcggcgacgccaaggagGACTCGGTCCTGCCCGCCGACTTCATCGTCCCCCACGAGACGGGCtactcggccgcgccgccctccgtccacgtcgagctcctcgccctcgacctctccgcgcccgccgcctccgtccccGCCACGCCCCTGACCGAGCTCATCcccacgccctcgaccgccgcccccgccggcaAGCCCCCCGAGATGCTCTCGTACCCGGCCAGCCTGCGCTTCTCCGTgtccgtcgacggccgcgacgacgaggagctcgtctACCCGCTCACCTACGACATCTCTTTCGTCACCGCCCacccctgcgcgccctcgcacCGCGTCAGGATGCTCaagtcgccctcgagccccACGATTCAGAAAATAGACGTCTCCGGGTCCGCCATGCTCCAGGGCTCCCGCTCCGTGAACAAGATGGGTGAGTGCCCCGTCGTGGCAAAGGCCCCCGACTGA
- a CDS encoding uncharacterized protein (EggNog:ENOG503NZU2): MATRADEVLETLRRLQSKHELSIVRLSEPIASSAAHPEHDTRQRGSDASSAPLEGPTPAGLEADLAHYTELFAKLRFSYVEQVTKEKFIRAIVGDPPLIVTMQENLDLERANGEAKAQLKSLKLEVADMVEELERRGRELSARYERVRVETARLDELPGRIRELETQVEELRAAHDVPGAAPGLNLPLAKTLGLVAKRKAEQQELARELEALQAKAPRKRKEAERLRAELQPLEARLHNSAAAAREAQRRKDAALGGAADDLEQRARWWRASEGVLRQALDVKE; the protein is encoded by the coding sequence ATGGCGACACGCGCagacgaggtcctcgagaCCCTCCGACGGCTGCAGTCGAAACACGAGCTCTCCATTGTCCGCCTCAGCGAGCCCATCGCCAGCTCCGCGGCGCACCCGGAGCACGACACGCGACAGCGCGGGTCCgacgcgtcgagcgcgccgctcgagggcccgacgccggccgggcTCGAGGCGGACCTGGCGCACTACACGGAGCTGTTCGCCAAGCTGCGCTTCTCGTACGTGGAGCAGGTGACCAAGGAAAAGTTCATACGGGCCATCGTGGGCGACCCGCCGCTCATCGTGACGATGCAGGAGAACCTGGACCTGGAGCgggccaacggcgaggccaaggcgcagcTCAAGTCGCTCAAGCTCGAGGTGGCCGACatggtggaggagctggagcgccgGGGCCGGGAGCTGAGCGCGCGGTACGAGCGCGTGCGcgtcgagacggcgcggctggacgagctgccgGGGCGGATCCGCGAGCTGGAGAcgcaggtcgaggagctgcgggcggcgcacgacgtgcccggggccgcgccgggGCTGAACCTGCCGCTGGCCAAGACGCTGGGGCTCGTGgcgaagcgcaaggccgagcagcaggagctggcgcgggagctggaggcgctgcaggccAAGGCACCGCGCAAGAGGAAAGAGGCCGAGAGGCTGCGGGcggagctgcagccgctGGAGGCGAGGCTACACaacagcgcggcggccgcccgcgaggcgcaGAGGCGAAAGGATGCGGCGCTGGGGGGtgcggccgacgacctcgagcagcgtgcgcggtggtggcgggcgagcgagggcgtGCTGCGACAGGCGCTGGACGTGAAGGAGTGA
- a CDS encoding uncharacterized protein (EggNog:ENOG503P816) — protein MPRPNVRFLKKILRAGQRDAERAKEKEPQPTRAESSRSTRKPSRAAGEPTLRRRQMDGIRAILGGASRDPVPSRHHGERRGGDSTTRHGGSILRGGDHPKRHDRLIEHRHPSRDDELTSRRSRHDTHISGEERPCHHTTSRRSRSRSPRRRRSRSPERSRRRRDRSSSPRSKRASRQPAAASSDSDHENFGPAPPPTFKGRGTIGGAADLDRRFSSSYDPKMDVDPGSDGGDWDDTVEAYRDRLKLKQNQERRMRDAGFPEDQIRKMTQGEKTDKDVVWGKAGEKRDWDRGKDEGDTQPPTLFSEDYDG, from the exons ATGCCCAGGCCCAACGTGAGGTTTCTCAAGAAGATCCTTCGAG CGGGCCAGAGAGATGCCGAGCGGGCCAAAGAGAAGGAGCCGCAGCCCACGCGGGCCGAATCCAGCCGTTCCACGCGAAAACCGagccgcgcggcgggcgagcctACTCTGCGCAGGCGACAGATGGACGGCATACGGGCCATTCTGGGCGGTGCGTCCAGAGACCCGGTTCCTTCCCGGCACCATGGCGAgagacgaggcggcgacTCGACCACGCGCCACGGTGGTTCAATCTTGCGTGGAGGCGACCACCCCAAACGGCACGACCGGCTCATCGAGCACAGGCACCCATCTCGAGACGACGAACTTACCAGCCGACGCTCCCGACACGACACCCACATATCGGGTGAGGAACGACCCTGTCACCACACAACGTCACGCCGAAGCAGATCCAGATCTCCAAGACGACGCAGATCGCGCTCGCCAGAGCGAagcagacgacgccgggACCGTTCATCTTCACCTCGATCCAAGCGCGCGTCGcgccagcccgcggcggccagctcagACTCGGACCACGAAAACTTTGGCCCGGCACCGCCCCCCACGTTCAAAGGACGAGGCACgattggcggcgccgcagaccTTGACCGGCGCTTCAGCTCGTCGTACGACCCCAAGATGGATGTTGACCCCggaagcgacggcggcgactgggatGACACGGTAGAGGCCTATAGGGACCGGCTGAAACTCAAGCAGAACCAGGAGCGGCGCATGCGGGACGCAGGGTTCCCCGAGGACCAGATCCGCAAGATGACGCagggcgagaagacggaCAAGGACGTGGTGTGgggcaaggcgggcgagAAGCGGGACTGGGACCGAGGCAAGGACGAAGGTGACacgcagccgccgacgctcTTTTCGGAGGATTACGACGGTTGA
- a CDS encoding uncharacterized protein (EggNog:ENOG503P816), translating into MTAAGQRDAERAKEKEPQPTRAESSRSTRKPSRAAGEPTLRRRQMDGIRAILGGASRDPVPSRHHGERRGGDSTTRHGGSILRGGDHPKRHDRLIEHRHPSRDDELTSRRSRHDTHISGEERPCHHTTSRRSRSRSPRRRRSRSPERSRRRRDRSSSPRSKRASRQPAAASSDSDHENFGPAPPPTFKGRGTIGGAADLDRRFSSSYDPKMDVDPGSDGGDWDDTVEAYRDRLKLKQNQERRMRDAGFPEDQIRKMTQGEKTDKDVVWGKAGEKRDWDRGKDEGDTQPPTLFSEDYDG; encoded by the coding sequence ATGACTGCAGCGGGCCAGAGAGATGCCGAGCGGGCCAAAGAGAAGGAGCCGCAGCCCACGCGGGCCGAATCCAGCCGTTCCACGCGAAAACCGagccgcgcggcgggcgagcctACTCTGCGCAGGCGACAGATGGACGGCATACGGGCCATTCTGGGCGGTGCGTCCAGAGACCCGGTTCCTTCCCGGCACCATGGCGAgagacgaggcggcgacTCGACCACGCGCCACGGTGGTTCAATCTTGCGTGGAGGCGACCACCCCAAACGGCACGACCGGCTCATCGAGCACAGGCACCCATCTCGAGACGACGAACTTACCAGCCGACGCTCCCGACACGACACCCACATATCGGGTGAGGAACGACCCTGTCACCACACAACGTCACGCCGAAGCAGATCCAGATCTCCAAGACGACGCAGATCGCGCTCGCCAGAGCGAagcagacgacgccgggACCGTTCATCTTCACCTCGATCCAAGCGCGCGTCGcgccagcccgcggcggccagctcagACTCGGACCACGAAAACTTTGGCCCGGCACCGCCCCCCACGTTCAAAGGACGAGGCACgattggcggcgccgcagaccTTGACCGGCGCTTCAGCTCGTCGTACGACCCCAAGATGGATGTTGACCCCggaagcgacggcggcgactgggatGACACGGTAGAGGCCTATAGGGACCGGCTGAAACTCAAGCAGAACCAGGAGCGGCGCATGCGGGACGCAGGGTTCCCCGAGGACCAGATCCGCAAGATGACGCagggcgagaagacggaCAAGGACGTGGTGTGgggcaaggcgggcgagAAGCGGGACTGGGACCGAGGCAAGGACGAAGGTGACacgcagccgccgacgctcTTTTCGGAGGATTACGACGGTTGA
- a CDS encoding uncharacterized protein (EggNog:ENOG503NZRB) yields MAALSEDDIEKLFSGAPQYFARSESHYHGAPHPSVAFPFDEELEIRDLTDHVQIEDRAWSGVTAWPHITRDQEHDAAARRQAEEQHRAHFYVRCRERPNMLSMHGVEKGTMGYQAALELSAADSLEEEQFGFESVGTKARAIVDARERILAPQGWLHRLPEPDLLDRLRRNADLYRRNDLRHRKSADTHADLFHALMRPCNTVIDRTDRHSLPNQIVALLKCMGTANVWIDLSRVEWRIRLGQVLWGDKGDDDLDDATAVHDADSAAERAEEKYWLLMQILVASELLLRLDAVTEGVEFGSGGIKAIDVAYFERGASPTVKWSLLLARSWLENIEIVKEPVEEPGPQPPLLRPPPPRRGSSWLASLVSRVSNRHHKHAPATPCRYAIRGRHSQRQVDGLIHFARNLMWPDIDRYEYGISERAQMAGGATPASSAASVDSDASYFGAWDVTCHRGKPKARAHAQRRKLAAALHESGWITKSYVFGLVLPGETLCHYLMATLLENDREAMARLGPCANLSGGFVYAGKSFWSTSCIVGRVLAAGQGAAECMGWISTDVVPDGRGDGWLSIEAEDVADDLAHLGKRARIWGKKRLERESSILGDAKEDSVLPADFIVPHETGYSAAPPSVHVELLALDLSAPAASVPATPLTELIPTPSTAAPAGKPPEMLSYPASLRFSVSVDGRDDEELVYPLTYDISFVTAHPCAPSHRVRMLKSPSSPTIQKIDVSGSAMLQGSRSVNKMGHPLHKYYKFTVIHVSELLQKPRTTLSEFLLDPTLGKAPGAPGGVLVVDCISALADVPQSPALERVASSPSGSPVGHRKGSFSAAAQMFLESRKRHFGSDMEVLVRALCAQRGWNALVSRRKRGCLACAIREAGALGWRVILRVE; encoded by the exons atggcggccCTCAGCGAAGACGACATCGAGAAGCTCTTCTCCGGGGCCCCCCAGTACTTTGCCCGCTCCGAGAGCCACTACCACGGCGCGCCGCACCCCAGCGTGGCCTTTCCGtttgacgaggagctcgagatCCGCGACCTGACGGACCATGTGCAGATCGAGGACCGCGCCTGGAGCGGCGTCACGGCCTGGCCGCACATCACGCGCGACCaggagcacgacgccgcggcccgccgccaggccgaggagcagcaccgcGCGCACTTTTACGTCCGCTGCCGCGAGCGCCCCAACATGCTGAGCATGCACGGCGTCGAAAAGGGCACCATGGGCTaccaggccgccctcgagctgtccgccgccgactccctcgaggaggagcagtTTGGCTTCGAGAGCGTCGGCACAAAGgcccgcgccatcgtcgacgcccgcgagcgcATCCTCGCCCCCCAGGGCTGGCTGCACCGCCTGCCCGAGCCCGACCtgctcgaccgcctccgccgcaaCGCCGACCTCTACCGCCGCAACGACCTGCGCCACCGCAAGTCGGCCGACACCCACGCCGACCTCTTCCACGCCCTCATGCGCCCCTGCAACACCGTCATCGACCGCACCGACCGCCACAGCCTCCCCAACCAgatcgtcgccctcctcaaGTGCATGGGCACCGCCAACGTCTGGATCGACCTGTCGCGCGTCGAGTGGCGcatccgcctcggccaggtcctctggggcgacaagggcgacgacgacctcgacgacgccaccgccgtccacgacgccgactccgccgccgagcgcgccgaggaaAAGTACTGGCTGCTCATGCagatcctcgtcgcctcggagctgctgctgcgcctcgacgccgtcaccgagggcgtcgagtttggctccggcggcatcaaggccatcgacgtCGCCTACTTTgagcgcggcgcctcccCGACCGTCAAGtggtcgctgctgctcgcccgcagcTGGCTGGAGAATATCGAGATTGTCAAGGAGCCTGTCGAGGAGCCCggcccgcagccgccgctcctgcgcccgccgccgccccgccgcgggAGCAGCTGgctcgcctcgctcgtcagCCGCGTCTCCAACCGCCACCACAAGCacgcgcccgcgacgccgtgtcgctacgccatccgcggccgccacaGCCAGCGCCAGGTCGACGGCCTCATCCACTTTGCGCGGAACCTCATGTGGCCCGACATCGACCGCTACGAGTACGGCATCTCGGAGCGCGCCCagatggccggcggcgccacgcccgccagctccgccgcgtcCGTCGACTCGGACGCCTCCTACTTTGGCGCCTGGGACGTCACCTGCCACCGCGGCAAGCCAAaggcccgcgcccacgcccagcggcgcaagctggccgccgcgctgcacgAGTCGGGCTGGATCACAAAGTCGTACGTCTTTGGCCTCGTGCTGCCCGGCGAGACGCTCTGCCACTACctcatggcgacgctgctcgaAAACGAccgcgaggccatggcccgcctcggcccctGCGCCAACCTCTCGGGCGGCTTCGTCTACGCCGGCAAGAGCTTCTGGAGCACCTCGTGCATCGTCGGCAgggtcctcgccgccggccagggcgccgccgagtgcATGGGCTGGATCTCCACCGACGTGGTccccgacggccgcggcgacggctggctcagcatcgaggccgaggacgtcgccgacgacctcgcccaCCTCGGCAAAAGGGCCAGGATCTGGGGCAAgaagcgcctcgagcgcgagtccagcatcctcggcgacgccaaggagGACTCGGTCCTGCCCGCCGACTTCATCGTCCCCCACGAGACGGGCtactcggccgcgccgccctccgtccacgtcgagctcctcgccctcgacctctccgcgcccgccgcctccgtccccGCCACGCCCCTGACCGAGCTCATCcccacgccctcgaccgccgcccccgccggcaAGCCCCCCGAGATGCTCTCGTACCCGGCCAGCCTGCGCTTCTCCGTgtccgtcgacggccgcgacgacgaggagctcgtctACCCGCTCACCTACGACATCTCTTTCGTCACCGCCCacccctgcgcgccctcgcacCGCGTCAGGATGCTCaagtcgccctcgagccccACGATTCAGAAAATAGACGTCTCCGGGTCCGCCATGCTCCAGGGCTCCCGCTCCGTGAACAAGATGG GCCATCCCCTGCACAAGTACTACAAGTTCACCGTCATACACGTCtcggagctgctgcagaagCCGCGCACCACGCTCTCCGAGTTTCTGCTCGACCCCACGCTCGGCAAGGCCCCCggcgcccccggcggcgtcctcgtcgtcgactgcatctccgccctcgccgacgtgccccagtcgcccgccctcgagcgcgtcgcctcgtcgccgtccgggTCCCCCGTCGGCCACCGCAAAGGTagcttctcggcggccgcccagatGTTTCTCGAGTCGCGCAAGCGCCACTTTGGCTCCGACATGGAGGTGCTCGTCCGCGCCCTGTGCGCCCAGCGCGGCTGGAACGCCCTCGTCAGCCGCCGCAAGCGCGGCTGCCTGGCCTGCGCCatccgcgaggccggcgccctgGGATGGAGGGTCATATTGCGCGTGGAATAG